A single Mercenaria mercenaria strain notata chromosome 9, MADL_Memer_1, whole genome shotgun sequence DNA region contains:
- the LOC123547502 gene encoding DNA polymerase nu-like isoform X3, giving the protein MAAVWTPKEKPVVLDKFCHLSLDAQKVMASMYRDFHQRKAEIKASYTLHNAAFKDTRDYNEERSTLMEFSRRGRLQEQRSEKFQKQRYTASSPALSGERETGIVGHNINKKSSVPYFLSGASETDCADGQENRERRNTGSIADEENMDSLSPVRNNIKDCDECYAGDNIKSPPVETRDFEILSQYHLMDTQADLFSDSHNNVRNGATMSNQSKTNSGQDNSVNDTLNKGKGKEVRLPTTSFDYSHTHFNERLADSEHSGLKLLELNEESASYIRANQNQSGVMKPRQGSTAESTEDSTGMWGYDRDDRKIDKSYSCHIITNGVQSKQKELVRDKLLCEESPYLDRTPKVARKSFTVNDSSRDAPHKKKHKLIQTRIMFEKLGSETHKDEAKTGTFSGKKHFTGDEGSEIPTKKLKNCSLNTREPINNVAENITYISKLPVDTVDQVCSQLLQAEELVLCLVFANGSTQLRDNLFTAENKKKTTTKVKKHSEVDGIAIYSTAPRTDRVYVFSMQDRRSAVCEKLREFWGTLLSSDDVRKIGFQIKEVYLALFANFDFEYNRVDLSWTVMDTSIAVWLLDPDKPVSSFEHLLSVLNMPKQTPSKSCVDALQEDMTLLSAVMKKIYQMLQSKDMWNLFYCLETKLVNVLAGMERRRMTISIHTLLHFSSVLKRNLTRLEEKAHKVAGHAFLLNSHHQLRQVLFEELKLDSFLQGKTKLVKTSVTRETSTSETVLTQLLPFHPLPEVVLEYRQLQKLKSTYIDGILSCVSDSYLRTHWDQTAAATGRLTSHHPNIQAILKLPVTIKDHQTNFIVGKKFSEDSAASVVQFNARDPFISRPQWSLLSADFQQIELRLLGHLADDPILLNIFNDTNVPDIFNALAAQWLSKAATDVTDADREQTKRVVYSVMYGVGKEKLADYLKCTPDNAKAVMASFLLKFPAVNQFTKYCVEFCQKHGYTRTIFKRRRLFPNIRHGNPALRAQAERQCVNFCVQGLVKSVMESEEKLCGSIVKLKVPIPVSVSVGKKWGQMEFISVTCNNG; this is encoded by the exons ATGGCTGCAGTATGGACTCCAAAAGAGAAGCCAGTTGTCTTGGACAAGTTTTGTCACCTTTCCCTAGATGCACAGAAAGTCATGGCTTCCATGTATAGAGATTTTCATCAGAGAAAAGCAGAAATTAAAGCTTCGTATACATTGCACAATGCAG CATTTAAAGACACAAGAGATTACAATGAGGAAAGATCAACATTGATGGAATTTTCTAGAAGAGGCAGGCTTCAAGAGCAAAGGAGCGAAAAGTTTCAAAAACAAAGATACACTGCTTCAAGCCCAGCATTGAGTGGTGAAAGAGAAACTGGTATTGTGGGTCATAACATTAATAAAAAGTCTTCTGTACCTTATTTTCTTTCGGGTGCATCTGAAACTGATTGTGCAGATGGTCAAGAAAACAGAGAAAGGCGTAACACTGGCAGTATTGCTGATGAAGAAAACATGGATAGTCTTTCCCctgtaagaaataatataaaagatTGTGATGAGTGTTACGCTGGGGATAACATTAAGTCTCCTCCAGTAGAGAcaagagattttgaaatactcTCACAGTACCATCTAATGGATACACAGGCTGACCTTTTTTCTGATTCACATAACAATGTAAGGAATGGTGCAACAATGTCAAACCAGAGCAAAACAAATAGTGGACAAGACAATTCAGTTAATGACACTTTGAACAAAGGCAAAGGAAAAGAGGTCAGATTGCCTACGACATCATTTGACTATTCCCATACGCATTTCAATGAAAGATTGGCTGATTCTGAACACTCTGGTTTGAAATTATTAGAACTAAATGAAGAAAGTGCATCTTACATTCGTGCAAATCAGAATCAATCTGGTGTGATGAAACCTAGACAAGGCAGCACTGCAGAAAGTACTGAGGACAGCACAGGTATGTGGGGCTATGACAGAGATGATAGAAAGATAGATAAGTCATACAGCTGTCATATCATTACCAATGGTGTCCAGTCAAAGCAGAAAGAGTTGGTCAGGGACAAGTTGTTGTGTGAGGAGAGTCCATACCTCGACAGGACACCCAAAGTAGCCAGAAAGTCTTTCACTGTGAATGATTCCAGTCGAGATGCTCCCcataaaaagaaacacaaactgATACAGACAAGAATCATGTTTGAAAAACTTgg TTCTGAGACTCATAAAGATGAAGCTAAGACAGGGACTTTCTCAG GTAAGAAGCATTTTACTGGAGATGAAGGTTCTGAAATACCCACAAAGAAGCTTAAGAATTGTAGTTTGAACACAAGAGAACCA ATTAACAATGTTgcagaaaatattacttacataaGTAAATTGCCTGTGGATACAGTGGATCAGGTGTGTTCTCAGTTACTGCAAGCAGAGGAGCTTGTTCTTTGCCTTGTTTTTGCTAACGGGTCAACACAATTGAGGGACAACTTATTTACTGCAGAAAATAAG aaaaaaacaacaactaaagtAAAGAAGCACTCTGAAGTTGACGGCATAGCCATATATTCAACTGCCCCACGAACAGATCGTGTATATGTGTTCTCCATGCAAGATCGAAGATCAGCAGTCTGTGAAAAGTTAAG AGAATTTTGGGGAACTTTGCTGAGTAGTGATGATGTAAGGAAGATAGGATTTCAGATAAAAGAAGTATATCTTGCATTGTTCGCAAACTTTGACTTTGAGTACAACAGAG TGGATCTGTCCTGGACAGTGATGGATACAAGTATTGCAGTATGGTTGTTGGATCCAGACAAGCCAGTCTCTTCCTTTGAACATCTTCTTTCAGTGCTTAATATGCCAAAGCAG ACACCAAGTAAATCATGTGTAGATGCTCTCCAAGAGGATATGACTCTGCTTAGTGcagtaatgaaaaaaatttatcag ATGTTACAGTCGAAAGACATGTGGAATTTGTTTTACTGTCTGGAGACAAAGCTTGTGAATGTGTTAGCTGGTATGGAGAGAAGACGGATGACCATAAGTATCCACACTCTTCTGCATTTCTCATCAGTGTTAAAG AGAAATTTGACAAGACTGGAAGAGAAAGCTCATAAAGTTGCTGGTCATGCTTTCTTGTTGAACAGTCATCATCAACTTAGACAG GTTTTATTCGAAGAGTTGAAGCTGGACTCCTTTTTACAAGGAAAAACTAAGCTTGTCAAGACAAGTGTGACACGTGAGACTTCTACATCAGAGACAGTTCTAacacagttacttccctttcatCCATTGCCAGAGGTTGTACTGGAATATAGACAG CTTCAGAAGTTGAAGTCAACCTATATTGATGGAATATTGAGTTGTGTAAGTGATAGTTACCTGAGGACACATTGGGATCAGACCGCAGCTGCTACGGGAAGACTCACTTCACATCACCCTAACATTCAGGCTATACTAAAACTTCCAGTCACAATTAAAGATCACCAGACTAATTTTATTGTTGGGAAGAAGTTTTCAG AAGATAGTGCTGCTAGTGTGGTGCAGTTCAATGCGCGAGATCCCTTTATAAGTAGACCACAGTGGTCCTTGTTGTCAGCag ATTTCCAACAGATTGAGCTGCGATTGTTAGGCCATCTAGCTGATGATCCCATATTGTTAAATATCTTCAATGATACAAATGTACCTGATATATTTAATGCTCTAGCGGCTCAATG GTTGAGTAAAGCTGCCACGGATGTAACAGATGCTGACAGGGAACAAACAAAACGTGTTGTGTACTCAGTAATGTATGGCGTCG GAAAGGAGAAATTAGCAGACTACCTGAAATGTACACCAGATAACGCTAAAGCTGTCATGGCTAGTTTCTTAT TGAAGTTTCCAGCTGTAAATCAGTTTACGAAGTACTGTGTGGAGTTTTGCCAAAAACATG GATACACACGCACTATTTTCAAGAGACGAAGATTGTTTCCAAACATCCGACATGGGAATCCTGCACTGAGAGCACAGGCAGAGAGACAGTGTGTAAACTTTTGTGTGCAAG GACTGGTGAAGAGTGTAATGGAGAGTGAAGAGAAGCTGTGTGGCTCAATTGTCAAACTGAAGGTGCCTATACCGGTGTCCGTTAGTGTAGGAAAGAAATGGGGACAGATGGAGTTTATATCAGTTACATGTAATAATGGGTAA
- the LOC123547502 gene encoding DNA polymerase nu-like isoform X4, protein MAAVWTPKEKPVVLDKFCHLSLDAQKVMASMYRDFHQRKAEIKASYTLHNAAFKDTRDYNEERSTLMEFSRRGRLQEQRSEKFQKQRYTASSPALSGERETGIVGHNINKKSSVPYFLSGASETDCADGQENRERRNTGSIADEENMDSLSPVRNNIKDCDECYAGDNIKSPPVETRDFEILSQYHLMDTQADLFSDSHNNVRNGATMSNQSKTNSGQDNSVNDTLNKGKGKEVRLPTTSFDYSHTHFNERLADSEHSGLKLLELNEESASYIRANQNQSGVMKPRQGSTAESTEDSTGMWGYDRDDRKIDKSYSCHIITNGVQSKQKELVRDKLLCEESPYLDRTPKVARKSFTVNDSSRDAPHKKKHKLIQTRIMFEKLGSETHKDEAKTGTFSGKKHFTGDEGSEIPTKKLKNCSLNTREPINNVAENITYISKLPVDTVDQVCSQLLQAEELVLCLVFANGSTQLRDNLFTAENKKKTTTKVKKHSEVDGIAIYSTAPRTDRVYVFSMQDRRSAVCEKLREFWGTLLSSDDVRKIGFQIKEVYLALFANFDFEYNRVDLSWTVMDTSIAVWLLDPDKPVSSFEHLLSVLNMPKQTPSKSCVDALQEDMTLLSAVMKKIYQMLQSKDMWNLFYCLETKLVNVLAGMERRRMTISIHTLLHFSSVLKRNLTRLEEKAHKVAGHAFLLNSHHQLRQVLFEELKLDSFLQGKTKLVKTSVTRETSTSETVLTQLLPFHPLPEVVLEYRQLQKLKSTYIDGILSCVSDSYLRTHWDQTAAATGRLTSHHPNIQAILKLPVTIKDHQTNFIVGKKFSEDSAASVVQFNARDPFISRPQWSLLSADFQQIELRLLGHLADDPILLNIFNDTNVPDIFNALAAQWLSKAATDVTDADREQTKRVVYSVMYGVGKEKLADYLKCTPDNAKAVMASFLLKFPAVNQFTKYCVEFCQKHGYTRTIFKRRRLFPNIRHGNPALRAQAERQCVNFCVQGMETNFIAVTCSSDLQLFHGLLEADILLVH, encoded by the exons ATGGCTGCAGTATGGACTCCAAAAGAGAAGCCAGTTGTCTTGGACAAGTTTTGTCACCTTTCCCTAGATGCACAGAAAGTCATGGCTTCCATGTATAGAGATTTTCATCAGAGAAAAGCAGAAATTAAAGCTTCGTATACATTGCACAATGCAG CATTTAAAGACACAAGAGATTACAATGAGGAAAGATCAACATTGATGGAATTTTCTAGAAGAGGCAGGCTTCAAGAGCAAAGGAGCGAAAAGTTTCAAAAACAAAGATACACTGCTTCAAGCCCAGCATTGAGTGGTGAAAGAGAAACTGGTATTGTGGGTCATAACATTAATAAAAAGTCTTCTGTACCTTATTTTCTTTCGGGTGCATCTGAAACTGATTGTGCAGATGGTCAAGAAAACAGAGAAAGGCGTAACACTGGCAGTATTGCTGATGAAGAAAACATGGATAGTCTTTCCCctgtaagaaataatataaaagatTGTGATGAGTGTTACGCTGGGGATAACATTAAGTCTCCTCCAGTAGAGAcaagagattttgaaatactcTCACAGTACCATCTAATGGATACACAGGCTGACCTTTTTTCTGATTCACATAACAATGTAAGGAATGGTGCAACAATGTCAAACCAGAGCAAAACAAATAGTGGACAAGACAATTCAGTTAATGACACTTTGAACAAAGGCAAAGGAAAAGAGGTCAGATTGCCTACGACATCATTTGACTATTCCCATACGCATTTCAATGAAAGATTGGCTGATTCTGAACACTCTGGTTTGAAATTATTAGAACTAAATGAAGAAAGTGCATCTTACATTCGTGCAAATCAGAATCAATCTGGTGTGATGAAACCTAGACAAGGCAGCACTGCAGAAAGTACTGAGGACAGCACAGGTATGTGGGGCTATGACAGAGATGATAGAAAGATAGATAAGTCATACAGCTGTCATATCATTACCAATGGTGTCCAGTCAAAGCAGAAAGAGTTGGTCAGGGACAAGTTGTTGTGTGAGGAGAGTCCATACCTCGACAGGACACCCAAAGTAGCCAGAAAGTCTTTCACTGTGAATGATTCCAGTCGAGATGCTCCCcataaaaagaaacacaaactgATACAGACAAGAATCATGTTTGAAAAACTTgg TTCTGAGACTCATAAAGATGAAGCTAAGACAGGGACTTTCTCAG GTAAGAAGCATTTTACTGGAGATGAAGGTTCTGAAATACCCACAAAGAAGCTTAAGAATTGTAGTTTGAACACAAGAGAACCA ATTAACAATGTTgcagaaaatattacttacataaGTAAATTGCCTGTGGATACAGTGGATCAGGTGTGTTCTCAGTTACTGCAAGCAGAGGAGCTTGTTCTTTGCCTTGTTTTTGCTAACGGGTCAACACAATTGAGGGACAACTTATTTACTGCAGAAAATAAG aaaaaaacaacaactaaagtAAAGAAGCACTCTGAAGTTGACGGCATAGCCATATATTCAACTGCCCCACGAACAGATCGTGTATATGTGTTCTCCATGCAAGATCGAAGATCAGCAGTCTGTGAAAAGTTAAG AGAATTTTGGGGAACTTTGCTGAGTAGTGATGATGTAAGGAAGATAGGATTTCAGATAAAAGAAGTATATCTTGCATTGTTCGCAAACTTTGACTTTGAGTACAACAGAG TGGATCTGTCCTGGACAGTGATGGATACAAGTATTGCAGTATGGTTGTTGGATCCAGACAAGCCAGTCTCTTCCTTTGAACATCTTCTTTCAGTGCTTAATATGCCAAAGCAG ACACCAAGTAAATCATGTGTAGATGCTCTCCAAGAGGATATGACTCTGCTTAGTGcagtaatgaaaaaaatttatcag ATGTTACAGTCGAAAGACATGTGGAATTTGTTTTACTGTCTGGAGACAAAGCTTGTGAATGTGTTAGCTGGTATGGAGAGAAGACGGATGACCATAAGTATCCACACTCTTCTGCATTTCTCATCAGTGTTAAAG AGAAATTTGACAAGACTGGAAGAGAAAGCTCATAAAGTTGCTGGTCATGCTTTCTTGTTGAACAGTCATCATCAACTTAGACAG GTTTTATTCGAAGAGTTGAAGCTGGACTCCTTTTTACAAGGAAAAACTAAGCTTGTCAAGACAAGTGTGACACGTGAGACTTCTACATCAGAGACAGTTCTAacacagttacttccctttcatCCATTGCCAGAGGTTGTACTGGAATATAGACAG CTTCAGAAGTTGAAGTCAACCTATATTGATGGAATATTGAGTTGTGTAAGTGATAGTTACCTGAGGACACATTGGGATCAGACCGCAGCTGCTACGGGAAGACTCACTTCACATCACCCTAACATTCAGGCTATACTAAAACTTCCAGTCACAATTAAAGATCACCAGACTAATTTTATTGTTGGGAAGAAGTTTTCAG AAGATAGTGCTGCTAGTGTGGTGCAGTTCAATGCGCGAGATCCCTTTATAAGTAGACCACAGTGGTCCTTGTTGTCAGCag ATTTCCAACAGATTGAGCTGCGATTGTTAGGCCATCTAGCTGATGATCCCATATTGTTAAATATCTTCAATGATACAAATGTACCTGATATATTTAATGCTCTAGCGGCTCAATG GTTGAGTAAAGCTGCCACGGATGTAACAGATGCTGACAGGGAACAAACAAAACGTGTTGTGTACTCAGTAATGTATGGCGTCG GAAAGGAGAAATTAGCAGACTACCTGAAATGTACACCAGATAACGCTAAAGCTGTCATGGCTAGTTTCTTAT TGAAGTTTCCAGCTGTAAATCAGTTTACGAAGTACTGTGTGGAGTTTTGCCAAAAACATG GATACACACGCACTATTTTCAAGAGACGAAGATTGTTTCCAAACATCCGACATGGGAATCCTGCACTGAGAGCACAGGCAGAGAGACAGTGTGTAAACTTTTGTGTGCAAG GGATGGAAACAAACTTTATAGCTGTGACTTGTAGTAGTGATTTACAGCTCTTTCACGGACTTTTAGAAGCcgatatattgcttgtgcattGA
- the LOC123547502 gene encoding DNA polymerase nu-like isoform X6 — protein sequence MAAVWTPKEKPVVLDKFCHLSLDAQKVMASMYRDFHQRKAEIKASYTLHNAAFKDTRDYNEERSTLMEFSRRGRLQEQRSEKFQKQRYTASSPALSGERETGIVGHNINKKSSVPYFLSGASETDCADGQENRERRNTGSIADEENMDSLSPVRNNIKDCDECYAGDNIKSPPVETRDFEILSQYHLMDTQADLFSDSHNNVRNGATMSNQSKTNSGQDNSVNDTLNKGKGKEVRLPTTSFDYSHTHFNERLADSEHSGLKLLELNEESASYIRANQNQSGVMKPRQGSTAESTEDSTGMWGYDRDDRKIDKSYSCHIITNGVQSKQKELVRDKLLCEESPYLDRTPKVARKSFTVNDSSRDAPHKKKHKLIQTRIMFEKLGSETHKDEAKTGTFSGKKHFTGDEGSEIPTKKLKNCSLNTREPINNVAENITYISKLPVDTVDQVCSQLLQAEELVLCLVFANGSTQLRDNLFTAENKKKTTTKVKKHSEVDGIAIYSTAPRTDRVYVFSMQDRRSAVCEKLREFWGTLLSSDDVRKIGFQIKEVYLALFANFDFEYNRVDLSWTVMDTSIAVWLLDPDKPVSSFEHLLSVLNMPKQTPSKSCVDALQEDMTLLSAVMKKIYQMLQSKDMWNLFYCLETKLVNVLAGMERRRMTISIHTLLHFSSVLKRNLTRLEEKAHKVAGHAFLLNSHHQLRQVLFEELKLDSFLQGKTKLVKTSVTRETSTSETVLTQLLPFHPLPEVVLEYRQLQKLKSTYIDGILSCVSDSYLRTHWDQTAAATGRLTSHHPNIQAILKLPVTIKDHQTNFIVGKKFSEDSAASVVQFNARDPFISRPQWSLLSADFQQIELRLLGHLADDPILLNIFNDTNVPDIFNALAAQWLSKAATDVTDADREQTKRVVYSVMYGVGKEKLADYLKCTPDNAKAVMASFLLKFPAVNQFTKYCVEFCQKHGYTRTIFKRRRLFPNIRHGNPALRAQAERQCVNFCVQDCWSRSTMNYSWKLQTPI from the exons ATGGCTGCAGTATGGACTCCAAAAGAGAAGCCAGTTGTCTTGGACAAGTTTTGTCACCTTTCCCTAGATGCACAGAAAGTCATGGCTTCCATGTATAGAGATTTTCATCAGAGAAAAGCAGAAATTAAAGCTTCGTATACATTGCACAATGCAG CATTTAAAGACACAAGAGATTACAATGAGGAAAGATCAACATTGATGGAATTTTCTAGAAGAGGCAGGCTTCAAGAGCAAAGGAGCGAAAAGTTTCAAAAACAAAGATACACTGCTTCAAGCCCAGCATTGAGTGGTGAAAGAGAAACTGGTATTGTGGGTCATAACATTAATAAAAAGTCTTCTGTACCTTATTTTCTTTCGGGTGCATCTGAAACTGATTGTGCAGATGGTCAAGAAAACAGAGAAAGGCGTAACACTGGCAGTATTGCTGATGAAGAAAACATGGATAGTCTTTCCCctgtaagaaataatataaaagatTGTGATGAGTGTTACGCTGGGGATAACATTAAGTCTCCTCCAGTAGAGAcaagagattttgaaatactcTCACAGTACCATCTAATGGATACACAGGCTGACCTTTTTTCTGATTCACATAACAATGTAAGGAATGGTGCAACAATGTCAAACCAGAGCAAAACAAATAGTGGACAAGACAATTCAGTTAATGACACTTTGAACAAAGGCAAAGGAAAAGAGGTCAGATTGCCTACGACATCATTTGACTATTCCCATACGCATTTCAATGAAAGATTGGCTGATTCTGAACACTCTGGTTTGAAATTATTAGAACTAAATGAAGAAAGTGCATCTTACATTCGTGCAAATCAGAATCAATCTGGTGTGATGAAACCTAGACAAGGCAGCACTGCAGAAAGTACTGAGGACAGCACAGGTATGTGGGGCTATGACAGAGATGATAGAAAGATAGATAAGTCATACAGCTGTCATATCATTACCAATGGTGTCCAGTCAAAGCAGAAAGAGTTGGTCAGGGACAAGTTGTTGTGTGAGGAGAGTCCATACCTCGACAGGACACCCAAAGTAGCCAGAAAGTCTTTCACTGTGAATGATTCCAGTCGAGATGCTCCCcataaaaagaaacacaaactgATACAGACAAGAATCATGTTTGAAAAACTTgg TTCTGAGACTCATAAAGATGAAGCTAAGACAGGGACTTTCTCAG GTAAGAAGCATTTTACTGGAGATGAAGGTTCTGAAATACCCACAAAGAAGCTTAAGAATTGTAGTTTGAACACAAGAGAACCA ATTAACAATGTTgcagaaaatattacttacataaGTAAATTGCCTGTGGATACAGTGGATCAGGTGTGTTCTCAGTTACTGCAAGCAGAGGAGCTTGTTCTTTGCCTTGTTTTTGCTAACGGGTCAACACAATTGAGGGACAACTTATTTACTGCAGAAAATAAG aaaaaaacaacaactaaagtAAAGAAGCACTCTGAAGTTGACGGCATAGCCATATATTCAACTGCCCCACGAACAGATCGTGTATATGTGTTCTCCATGCAAGATCGAAGATCAGCAGTCTGTGAAAAGTTAAG AGAATTTTGGGGAACTTTGCTGAGTAGTGATGATGTAAGGAAGATAGGATTTCAGATAAAAGAAGTATATCTTGCATTGTTCGCAAACTTTGACTTTGAGTACAACAGAG TGGATCTGTCCTGGACAGTGATGGATACAAGTATTGCAGTATGGTTGTTGGATCCAGACAAGCCAGTCTCTTCCTTTGAACATCTTCTTTCAGTGCTTAATATGCCAAAGCAG ACACCAAGTAAATCATGTGTAGATGCTCTCCAAGAGGATATGACTCTGCTTAGTGcagtaatgaaaaaaatttatcag ATGTTACAGTCGAAAGACATGTGGAATTTGTTTTACTGTCTGGAGACAAAGCTTGTGAATGTGTTAGCTGGTATGGAGAGAAGACGGATGACCATAAGTATCCACACTCTTCTGCATTTCTCATCAGTGTTAAAG AGAAATTTGACAAGACTGGAAGAGAAAGCTCATAAAGTTGCTGGTCATGCTTTCTTGTTGAACAGTCATCATCAACTTAGACAG GTTTTATTCGAAGAGTTGAAGCTGGACTCCTTTTTACAAGGAAAAACTAAGCTTGTCAAGACAAGTGTGACACGTGAGACTTCTACATCAGAGACAGTTCTAacacagttacttccctttcatCCATTGCCAGAGGTTGTACTGGAATATAGACAG CTTCAGAAGTTGAAGTCAACCTATATTGATGGAATATTGAGTTGTGTAAGTGATAGTTACCTGAGGACACATTGGGATCAGACCGCAGCTGCTACGGGAAGACTCACTTCACATCACCCTAACATTCAGGCTATACTAAAACTTCCAGTCACAATTAAAGATCACCAGACTAATTTTATTGTTGGGAAGAAGTTTTCAG AAGATAGTGCTGCTAGTGTGGTGCAGTTCAATGCGCGAGATCCCTTTATAAGTAGACCACAGTGGTCCTTGTTGTCAGCag ATTTCCAACAGATTGAGCTGCGATTGTTAGGCCATCTAGCTGATGATCCCATATTGTTAAATATCTTCAATGATACAAATGTACCTGATATATTTAATGCTCTAGCGGCTCAATG GTTGAGTAAAGCTGCCACGGATGTAACAGATGCTGACAGGGAACAAACAAAACGTGTTGTGTACTCAGTAATGTATGGCGTCG GAAAGGAGAAATTAGCAGACTACCTGAAATGTACACCAGATAACGCTAAAGCTGTCATGGCTAGTTTCTTAT TGAAGTTTCCAGCTGTAAATCAGTTTACGAAGTACTGTGTGGAGTTTTGCCAAAAACATG GATACACACGCACTATTTTCAAGAGACGAAGATTGTTTCCAAACATCCGACATGGGAATCCTGCACTGAGAGCACAGGCAGAGAGACAGTGTGTAAACTTTTGTGTGCAAG ACTGCTGGTCCAGATCCACGATGAACTACTCCTGGAAGTTGCAGACTCCGATTTAA